Proteins co-encoded in one Borreliella mayonii genomic window:
- the guaA gene encoding glutamine-hydrolyzing GMP synthase, translating to MNARAILVLDFGSQYSQLIARRIREIGVYTKVMPYHTPVREIKKMNIAGIILSGGPASVYLRDAPTLDMEIFKLKIPVLGICYGMQIIVKLFGGLVSKDSKQEYGSSEIFIKDEKSLLFSELPNEFQIIMSHGDSIEKIPDNFKQLAFTKNCIASISNETQTIYGLQFHPEVTHSEFGDQILKNFVFKICQAQTNWSLESNIETIVKKIRLKVGSKKVILGLSGGTDSLVCALLIKKAIKENLICVFVNTGLLRKNEDKKILELKHQYNLNIKYIDASAKFLNHLKNISDPEEKRKIIGKEFVEVFEKITLEDQNIEYLAQGTIYSDVIESKSKDSTSSKIKSHHNVGGLPDKMSLKLLEPLNEFFKDEIIQIGINLGIKKEALYRHPFPGPGLAIRIIGEITQEKINILQEADNILTEELFINDLYYKIRQAFVVLLPVKSVGVMGDQRTYEYTAVIRCVNTEDFMTAEWTELPYSFLKKVSSRIINEVRGINRVCYDISSKPPSTIEWE from the coding sequence ATGAATGCTCGGGCAATACTTGTATTAGATTTTGGATCCCAATATAGTCAACTAATTGCAAGAAGAATTAGAGAAATTGGCGTTTATACAAAAGTAATGCCTTACCATACCCCTGTAAGAGAAATTAAAAAAATGAACATCGCAGGAATAATACTAAGTGGGGGACCTGCTTCTGTTTACTTAAGAGACGCTCCTACCTTAGACATGGAAATTTTTAAATTAAAAATACCTGTTTTGGGCATATGTTATGGAATGCAAATAATTGTTAAATTATTTGGAGGCCTAGTATCTAAAGACTCTAAACAAGAATATGGAAGCTCTGAAATCTTTATAAAAGATGAAAAATCTCTTTTATTCTCAGAACTTCCAAACGAATTTCAAATTATTATGAGTCATGGAGATAGCATTGAAAAAATTCCCGATAATTTTAAACAGCTAGCATTTACAAAAAATTGCATTGCCTCCATATCAAATGAAACTCAAACAATCTACGGTTTGCAATTCCATCCAGAAGTAACTCATTCTGAATTTGGCGATCAAATACTTAAAAATTTTGTTTTTAAAATTTGCCAAGCTCAAACTAATTGGTCATTAGAAAGCAATATAGAAACCATTGTGAAAAAAATTAGGCTTAAAGTTGGCAGCAAAAAAGTTATTTTAGGGCTTTCTGGTGGCACAGACTCTTTAGTTTGTGCATTACTTATAAAAAAAGCTATAAAAGAAAATTTGATCTGCGTTTTTGTAAACACTGGGTTGTTGCGCAAAAATGAAGATAAAAAAATACTAGAGCTAAAGCATCAATATAATTTAAATATAAAATACATTGATGCCTCTGCAAAATTCTTGAACCATTTGAAAAATATAAGTGATCCTGAAGAAAAAAGAAAAATAATAGGAAAAGAATTTGTAGAGGTTTTTGAAAAAATTACTCTAGAAGATCAAAATATAGAATATTTAGCTCAAGGAACAATTTATTCTGACGTAATTGAATCTAAATCAAAAGATAGTACTTCTTCAAAAATCAAATCTCATCATAACGTAGGGGGACTCCCAGATAAGATGAGCTTAAAACTTTTAGAACCTTTGAATGAATTTTTTAAAGATGAAATAATTCAAATTGGAATAAATCTAGGCATTAAAAAAGAAGCTCTTTATAGACACCCGTTTCCAGGCCCAGGACTGGCCATAAGAATAATTGGAGAAATAACGCAAGAAAAGATAAACATCTTACAAGAAGCAGACAACATTCTAACAGAGGAGCTTTTTATAAATGATTTATATTATAAAATAAGACAAGCATTTGTTGTATTGCTGCCCGTCAAATCTGTAGGCGTAATGGGAGATCAAAGGACATACGAATACACAGCTGTCATTCGATGTGTAAATACAGAAGACTTCATGACTGCAGAATGGACTGAGCTTCCTTATAGTTTTTTAAAAAAAGTTTCTTCAAGAATAATAAATGAAGTTAGAGGGATAAATAGGGTTTGCTATGATATATCTTCAAAGCCCCCATCAACCATAGAATGGGAATAA
- a CDS encoding Vsp/OspC family lipoprotein produces the protein MKKNTLSAILMTLFLFISCNNSGKDGNASNSADESAKGPNLTEISKKITDSNAVVLAVKEVEALVASIDELAKAIGKKIQQNNGLGNEAGKNGSLLSGIYTISTVITQKLGALNNEELKERIKEAKECSEAFTKKLETNHTDLGKHDASDDDAKKAILRTNGDKTKGAEELEKLFKAVESLSTEAKGMLTNSVKQLTSPVVAETPKKP, from the coding sequence ATGAAAAAGAATACATTAAGTGCGATATTAATGACTTTATTTTTATTTATATCTTGTAATAATTCAGGGAAAGATGGGAATGCATCAAATTCTGCTGATGAGTCTGCTAAAGGGCCTAATCTTACAGAAATAAGTAAAAAAATTACAGATTCTAATGCAGTTGTACTAGCTGTGAAAGAGGTTGAAGCTTTGGTTGCATCCATAGATGAACTTGCTAAAGCTATTGGTAAAAAAATACAGCAAAATAATGGGTTGGGGAATGAAGCAGGTAAGAATGGATCATTGCTATCAGGAATCTATACAATATCAACCGTAATAACACAAAAATTAGGTGCATTGAACAATGAAGAATTAAAGGAAAGAATCAAAGAAGCTAAGGAATGTTCCGAAGCATTTACTAAAAAACTAGAAACCAATCACACAGATCTTGGTAAACATGATGCTAGTGATGATGATGCAAAAAAAGCTATTTTAAGGACAAATGGAGATAAAACTAAGGGTGCTGAGGAGCTTGAAAAGTTATTTAAAGCAGTAGAAAGCTTGTCAACAGAAGCTAAAGGAATGCTAACTAATTCAGTTAAACAGCTTACAAGTCCTGTTGTGGCAGAAACTCCAAAAAAACCTTAA
- a CDS encoding NCS2 family permease: MNQSKETLLFQFKNKTIDYKKEIIGGITTFLSMAYIIAVNPAILSSAGMPIGALVTATCLTAAFSSILMGLYTNTPIALAPGMGLNAFFAFSVVIGMNIPWQVALAAVFVEGLIFIILSLSRARESIVNSIPVNLKYSITVGIGLFIAFIGFVNGGIIIKNDATLVGIGSLINLKVLFTFLGLFFIVIFEQLNVRGSILWAICSVTAISWVYAIFNPESAVAAEIRFPDGILRFESIKPIFNQLDFSYILSKHFLSFITIVLVLLFNDLFDTLGTLIAVAAKGNMLDKNGKIPNVGKIFLIDAISTTVGAIMGVSTVTAYIESCTGIEEGGKTGLTTIVTGIMFFIAIFLSPLFTAVPPSATAAALIYVGFSMCKEILKINFSNIRENISSFLIFFLIPLTYNISSGISIGIIFYVLINVILNLLENKKNKISPVMIILCLIFIIKFIYIH; the protein is encoded by the coding sequence ATGAACCAGTCTAAAGAAACATTATTATTTCAATTTAAAAATAAAACCATTGATTATAAAAAAGAAATTATAGGGGGTATTACTACTTTTTTAAGTATGGCATACATAATAGCTGTTAATCCAGCAATATTATCTAGCGCAGGAATGCCAATTGGCGCACTAGTTACTGCAACTTGTTTAACAGCAGCATTTTCTAGTATATTAATGGGGCTTTATACTAATACACCTATTGCACTAGCACCAGGCATGGGCCTTAATGCATTTTTTGCATTTTCTGTAGTAATTGGAATGAATATTCCTTGGCAAGTTGCATTAGCTGCTGTTTTTGTTGAAGGGCTAATCTTTATTATACTGTCTTTATCAAGAGCTAGAGAAAGCATTGTAAATTCAATACCAGTAAATTTAAAATACTCTATTACGGTTGGAATAGGGCTTTTTATTGCTTTTATTGGCTTTGTCAATGGAGGAATTATTATTAAAAATGATGCTACATTGGTTGGAATCGGATCACTTATCAACTTGAAAGTTTTATTTACATTTTTGGGATTATTTTTTATTGTAATTTTTGAACAATTAAATGTACGAGGAAGTATACTTTGGGCAATTTGCTCAGTTACTGCCATATCCTGGGTATATGCAATCTTTAATCCAGAAAGCGCAGTTGCTGCTGAAATACGTTTCCCAGACGGAATTTTAAGATTCGAGTCTATTAAGCCAATATTTAATCAATTAGATTTTTCCTACATATTAAGCAAGCATTTTTTAAGCTTTATTACAATTGTATTAGTATTATTGTTTAACGATTTATTTGATACTTTGGGTACTTTAATAGCAGTGGCAGCAAAAGGTAATATGTTAGACAAAAACGGGAAAATTCCTAATGTTGGTAAAATATTTTTAATTGATGCCATTTCTACTACTGTTGGAGCAATAATGGGTGTTTCAACTGTAACCGCATACATTGAAAGTTGCACAGGAATAGAAGAAGGTGGTAAAACTGGACTTACAACAATAGTAACGGGAATAATGTTTTTTATTGCAATATTCCTTTCGCCATTATTTACTGCTGTTCCTCCTAGCGCAACTGCTGCTGCACTAATATATGTAGGATTTTCAATGTGCAAAGAAATATTAAAAATTAATTTCTCTAATATTAGAGAAAATATTTCCAGTTTTTTAATATTTTTTTTAATTCCCCTAACATACAATATCTCTTCGGGAATAAGTATTGGAATAATATTTTATGTTTTAATAAATGTAATCCTTAATTTATTGGAAAATAAAAAAAATAAAATCTCTCCAGTAATGATAATACTGTGTCTAATTTTTATTATTAAATTTATTTATATTCATTAA
- a CDS encoding NCS2 family permease, with protein sequence MGKYVKGLFFQFKNSDINYKREILAGITTFLSMSYIIAVNPAILSNTGMPIDALVTATCLTAAFSTILMGIYTNTPLALASGMSLNAFFAFSVVIGMNIPWQVALAAVFIEGLIFILLSFLRVREQIINSIPINLKYSISVGIGLFIAFIGFVNGGIIIKNDATLVGIGSFIDLKVLFTFLGLFFIVIFEQLNVRGSILWAISIVALTTWIYAIFNLEGAKSIGIHLPNGVVKFESIRPIFNQLDFSYILNEHFWTFISIVFILLFNDLFDTVGILIGVTTKGGMLDKNGKIPNAKKILLVDGIATTFGAIMGVSTVTTYIESFTGIAEGGKTGLTSIVTGLLFLFAVFFAPLFVAVPPSATAAALIYVGFSMCKEILKIDFFNIRENISSFLIFFLIPLTYSISSGFFVGAAFYILVNVSFNLFSKEKIKISPILLILCLIFIIKFIYGY encoded by the coding sequence ATGGGAAAATATGTAAAAGGTTTATTTTTTCAATTTAAAAACAGTGATATCAACTATAAAAGGGAAATTTTAGCAGGTATTACTACTTTTTTGAGCATGTCATATATTATAGCTGTTAACCCAGCAATATTATCTAACACAGGCATGCCAATTGATGCTCTAGTTACTGCAACCTGCCTAACAGCAGCATTTTCTACCATATTAATGGGAATTTATACTAATACACCTTTAGCGTTAGCTTCTGGAATGAGCTTGAATGCGTTTTTTGCATTTTCTGTGGTAATTGGCATGAACATTCCTTGGCAAGTTGCATTAGCCGCTGTTTTTATTGAAGGACTAATTTTTATTCTCTTATCCTTTTTAAGAGTAAGGGAACAAATTATAAATTCTATTCCAATAAATCTAAAATATTCTATTTCAGTTGGAATAGGACTTTTTATTGCTTTTATTGGCTTTGTCAACGGAGGAATTATCATTAAAAACGATGCTACGTTGGTTGGAATTGGCTCATTTATTGACTTAAAAGTTTTATTTACATTTTTAGGATTATTTTTTATTGTAATTTTTGAACAATTAAATGTACGAGGAAGCATACTTTGGGCAATTAGTATAGTTGCTCTTACAACTTGGATATATGCAATATTTAATTTAGAAGGTGCCAAATCTATTGGAATACATCTTCCTAATGGAGTTGTAAAATTTGAATCCATTAGACCAATATTTAATCAATTGGATTTTTCTTATATTTTGAATGAACATTTTTGGACTTTTATATCAATAGTTTTTATTCTATTGTTCAATGATTTATTTGACACTGTGGGTATTTTAATAGGCGTTACAACAAAAGGCGGCATGTTGGATAAAAATGGAAAAATTCCTAATGCAAAAAAAATATTGTTGGTAGATGGCATTGCTACTACTTTTGGAGCAATAATGGGAGTTTCTACTGTTACTACTTACATTGAAAGTTTTACGGGAATTGCCGAGGGTGGAAAAACGGGCCTTACTTCAATTGTAACTGGATTATTATTTTTATTTGCAGTTTTTTTTGCTCCCCTGTTTGTTGCCGTTCCTCCTAGCGCAACTGCTGCTGCACTAATATATGTAGGATTTTCAATGTGCAAAGAAATATTAAAAATTGATTTCTTTAATATTAGAGAAAATATTTCTAGCTTTTTAATATTTTTTTTGATTCCTTTAACTTATAGTATTTCTTCAGGATTTTTTGTTGGAGCAGCATTTTACATTTTAGTAAATGTATCATTTAATCTTTTTAGTAAAGAAAAGATTAAGATTTCTCCTATATTGTTAATATTGTGCTTAATTTTTATTATTAAATTTATTTATGGCTATTAA
- a CDS encoding ImmA/IrrE family metallo-endopeptidase, giving the protein MNENKFSSYIENSKVYSDYIILKHKILLIPVPIIKIAMEEDLKIFEISFQDKHKDFSGYIQLNEKSLYINENMSLENKRFTIAKHLGHYLMHKDQIKNLSKNENYYNDIQDSQMATEANIFAANILVPTTTLKLKLSQYKSRECLQKTIAKEFQVTENTIYLKLSILNYLSKIDKIKKSKKFLKIKNTKEKIKANIYLHNTDKIKESIALDLEKYKLEKKEQIKKIFEDLD; this is encoded by the coding sequence ATGAATGAAAACAAATTCAGTTCTTATATTGAAAATTCTAAAGTCTATTCGGATTATATAATATTAAAACATAAAATATTGCTTATTCCTGTTCCTATAATAAAAATTGCTATGGAAGAAGATCTGAAAATTTTTGAAATAAGTTTTCAAGATAAACATAAAGATTTTTCAGGATATATTCAATTAAATGAAAAGTCTTTATATATAAATGAAAACATGAGTCTTGAAAATAAAAGATTTACAATAGCAAAACACTTGGGACATTATTTGATGCATAAAGATCAAATTAAAAATCTATCTAAAAATGAAAATTATTATAATGATATTCAAGATAGCCAAATGGCAACAGAAGCTAACATATTTGCAGCAAACATATTAGTTCCAACAACCACATTAAAATTAAAACTGTCTCAATATAAATCTAGAGAGTGCCTCCAAAAAACAATAGCAAAAGAATTTCAAGTAACTGAAAATACAATTTATTTAAAATTAAGTATACTTAATTATCTTAGCAAAATAGATAAAATAAAAAAAAGTAAAAAATTTTTAAAAATCAAAAACACAAAAGAAAAAATAAAAGCCAACATTTACCTTCATAATACAGATAAAATTAAAGAATCAATAGCTCTTGATTTGGAAAAATATAAACTTGAAAAAAAAGAACAAATTAAAAAAATATTTGAGGATCTAGATTAA
- a CDS encoding ankyrin repeat domain-containing protein → MSYYMLNKIFLYSGYLVIGFLSFTIFNKNLRNKIRDKLKNLYFLYYLTFFTLFIISSNLSYYFTEKQLLQDFNIFEKEFLEIHKINEQFFQKYLLNFPVPIRMELMSKFDPIYTVFNASFDKYAKNIGKSSYEIQTNYKNYVKATDLEIKKRLEQIKDIIIPLYNKYKLPILNGENTEISIDENGNIIPVIKNANGQITELLFYDQNYNLIPFKKFESYKVRFNLIPKNKTIHFKELINVYYLDEKNIITPIEYYKNNIETSPYYIDLQENKNDFLKTIKIKKEYGLYIEKKKQLQNLTENDKLDDFKEFLSKNNNIFSLNTIFSNGNPIFTYAINVKAKNIINYIITKEFNINLTNQSSQTALHNAIIQKYDLNFIKSLIEKGANPNIRDGDNKLPIDYSDKTSEIYKYLIGI, encoded by the coding sequence ATGAGTTATTACATGCTAAACAAAATATTTCTATATTCTGGGTACCTTGTTATTGGATTTCTATCTTTTACAATTTTCAATAAAAACTTAAGAAATAAAATCAGAGATAAATTAAAAAATTTATACTTTTTATATTATTTAACTTTTTTTACTCTTTTTATTATTAGCTCAAATTTATCTTATTACTTCACTGAAAAGCAGTTATTGCAAGATTTTAATATTTTTGAAAAAGAATTTCTTGAAATACATAAAATAAACGAACAATTTTTTCAAAAATACCTACTAAATTTTCCAGTACCAATAAGAATGGAATTGATGTCAAAATTTGATCCAATATATACAGTGTTTAATGCTAGCTTTGATAAATATGCCAAAAACATAGGAAAAAGTTCTTATGAAATTCAAACAAATTATAAAAATTACGTTAAAGCAACAGATTTAGAAATTAAAAAAAGATTAGAACAAATAAAAGACATTATTATTCCTCTCTATAATAAATATAAATTACCTATTCTAAATGGAGAAAATACAGAAATAAGCATTGATGAGAATGGGAATATTATTCCTGTTATAAAAAATGCAAACGGACAAATAACAGAATTACTGTTTTACGATCAAAATTATAATTTAATCCCCTTTAAAAAATTTGAAAGCTATAAAGTTAGATTTAATCTAATCCCAAAAAATAAAACTATACACTTTAAAGAACTAATAAACGTTTACTATCTTGATGAAAAAAACATTATCACTCCCATAGAATATTATAAAAATAATATAGAGACCAGCCCTTATTACATAGACTTGCAAGAGAATAAAAATGATTTTCTTAAGACAATAAAAATCAAAAAAGAATATGGTTTATACATTGAGAAAAAAAAGCAACTACAAAATTTAACTGAAAATGATAAACTTGATGATTTTAAAGAATTTTTATCAAAAAATAATAATATTTTTTCATTAAATACAATATTTTCTAACGGCAATCCAATATTTACTTATGCTATAAATGTAAAAGCAAAAAATATTATAAATTATATAATAACAAAAGAATTTAATATTAATTTAACAAATCAAAGTTCTCAAACAGCTCTTCATAATGCTATAATTCAAAAATATGATTTAAATTTTATTAAATCACTCATAGAAAAAGGTGCTAATCCAAATATCAGAGATGGCGACAATAAACTACCCATAGATTACTCTGATAAAACTAGTGAAATCTATAAATATTTGATCGGAATTTAG